One Sandaracinaceae bacterium DNA window includes the following coding sequences:
- the hemG gene encoding protoporphyrinogen oxidase, with the protein MSRTVVVGGGLSGLAAAHRLLEKDPAADVVVLEASDRVGGILGTVETDGFVVETGPDSILSEKRAAIELATRLGIADRIIETNTAYRGAYVVFRGELVKVPEGFSLMAPTRWTTWATTPVMSWPGKLRAALEPLVPKGEGEESMARFVRRRFGREVLDRLAQPLVGGIYGGDPDRLSLAATMPRFVDLERRHGSVIRGMRAGQRKKTEQAASGARYGLFVAFDGGMQVLVDALAARLGDRIRTRAPVRALDAGWRVRTDDEVFEADRVLLALPAWRSAALLRPHAAPLADALDAIPYGSAATVTFSWPRDAIPHPMDAFGFVVPAVERRSVLAATFSSVKWPGRAPEGQVLLRVFIGGANAPDATDLDDASLVALARRELRSLMGVEREPGFSLVVRYARAMPQYQLGHRERADAIEALATSLPGVRLAGNAYRGVGIPDSIRYAESTIDAWVDERVGGA; encoded by the coding sequence GTGAGCCGCACGGTCGTCGTCGGGGGAGGGCTGTCCGGGCTCGCGGCCGCGCATCGGCTGCTCGAGAAGGACCCCGCCGCCGACGTCGTCGTGCTCGAGGCCAGCGACCGCGTCGGCGGCATCCTGGGCACGGTCGAGACGGACGGGTTCGTCGTCGAGACCGGCCCCGACTCCATCCTCAGCGAGAAGCGCGCCGCGATCGAGCTGGCGACGCGGCTCGGCATCGCCGATCGGATCATCGAGACGAACACCGCGTACCGCGGCGCGTACGTGGTGTTCCGGGGCGAGCTGGTGAAGGTCCCGGAGGGCTTCTCGCTCATGGCGCCCACGCGCTGGACGACCTGGGCCACGACGCCGGTCATGAGCTGGCCCGGCAAGCTCCGCGCCGCGCTCGAGCCGCTCGTGCCGAAGGGCGAGGGGGAGGAGAGCATGGCGCGCTTCGTCCGGCGCCGCTTCGGCCGCGAGGTGCTCGACCGCCTCGCGCAGCCGCTCGTCGGAGGGATCTACGGGGGCGATCCGGATCGGCTGAGCCTCGCCGCCACCATGCCGCGCTTCGTCGACCTCGAGCGGCGCCACGGCTCGGTGATCCGCGGCATGCGCGCGGGGCAGCGCAAGAAGACCGAGCAGGCGGCGAGCGGGGCGCGCTACGGCCTGTTCGTGGCGTTCGACGGCGGCATGCAGGTGCTCGTCGACGCGCTGGCCGCGCGGCTCGGTGACCGGATCCGGACCCGCGCTCCGGTCCGCGCCCTCGACGCGGGCTGGCGCGTGCGCACCGACGACGAGGTCTTCGAGGCCGACCGTGTCCTGCTCGCGCTGCCGGCGTGGCGGAGCGCGGCCCTGCTGCGCCCCCACGCGGCGCCCCTCGCGGACGCGCTCGACGCCATCCCCTACGGCTCCGCCGCGACGGTGACCTTCAGCTGGCCCCGGGACGCGATCCCGCACCCGATGGACGCGTTCGGGTTCGTCGTCCCGGCCGTCGAGCGGCGCAGCGTGCTCGCCGCGACCTTCAGCAGCGTCAAGTGGCCCGGGCGCGCGCCCGAGGGGCAGGTCTTGCTGCGCGTGTTCATCGGCGGCGCGAACGCGCCGGACGCCACCGATCTCGACGACGCCTCGCTCGTCGCGCTCGCCCGCCGCGAGCTGCGCAGCCTCATGGGCGTCGAGCGCGAGCCCGGCTTCTCGCTCGTGGTGCGCTACGCGCGAGCCATGCCGCAGTACCAGCTCGGCCATCGCGAGCGCGCGGACGCGATCGAGGCGCTCGCGACGTCCCTCCCGGGCGTGCGGCTGGCCGGCAACGCCTACCGCGGCGTGGGCATCCCGGACTCGATCCGCTACGCGGAGTCCACGATCGACGCGTGGGTCGACGAGCGGGTCGGCGGGGCTTGA